The proteins below come from a single Magallana gigas chromosome 10, xbMagGiga1.1, whole genome shotgun sequence genomic window:
- the LOC136272155 gene encoding uncharacterized protein produces MDPRSSAQDVHRCDLCETAILHSYCDFCHVNLCKPCVVDHISDGYDKHKIVPFQERRSTLIYPKCGTHPHKNCDLQCKNCNDIFVCSSCTASEIHRGHIFVEVSEVYTTKKNAIADEANKLKNLISPTYEEITLDLENQLANLDGGYEKLTTAMSKQGEQWHREIDIVVNKMKTEISEMKVKHRDLLKKHLDEIKQTQALIKHTLLAIEELKKSTEVSPTIEYSSNIREFSKLPPKLKVTLPTFIPKPLDHEKLYNLFGQITPLTTATEENVLSLNKPNTSVRELLDEPELVATIQTGYENVYNVTYLNEDCVWTFESTKDIKCFNMKGELLHTVSNKSKQPPNDIAVDSDGNLLFCDGTSSTVNKVKNGQTEELIRLRGWGPCNLCVTSNGDLLVTMYSDYKTQSKVVRYSGSTEKQTIQFDDEGKPLYSRKLGAKYITENRNYDICVADSEAGAVVVVNQNGKLRWRYIGHPSVTKKEPFIPVVITTDSQSRILTADCYNHCIHILDQDGQFLRYIDNCDLEYPFGLCVDNNDILFVSEHFKGNVKKIKFLR; encoded by the coding sequence ATGGATCCTCGTTCTAGTGCCCAGGACGTGCACCGATGTGACCTGTGTGAGACCGCCATATTACACAgttactgtgacttttgtcatgtcaacctctgcAAGCCCTGTGTAGTAGATCACATCTCAgatggatatgacaaacataaaatagtcccTTTCCAGGAACGAAGATCAACTCTGATTTACCCAAAATGTGGGACACATCCACACAAAAACTGTGACTTGCAGTGCAAGAATTGCAACGACATATTTGTTTGTTCTTCTTGTACTGCATCAGAAATACACAGAGGACATATATTTGTAGAGGTTTCCGAAGTGTACACGACAAAGAAAAATGCTATTGCGGACGAGgcaaataagttaaaaaatcttatttctcCTACCTATGAAGAAATTACACTCGACTTGGAAAATCAGCTTGCCAACctggatggaggatatgagaaacttacGACAGcaatgtccaaacaaggagagcaatggcacagagaaattgACATCGttgtcaataaaatgaaaactgaaatcagtGAGATGAAAGTAAAACACAGAGACCTTTTAAAGAAACACTTAGATGAAATCAAACAGACACAGGCTCTCATAAAACATACATTACTAGCCATTGAGGAACTCAAGAAATCCACTGAAGTATCTCCTACCATTGAATACAGCTCTAATATCAGAGAGTTCAGCAAGCTTCCACCCAAATTGAAGGTTACACTGCCAACATTTATTCCAAAACCATTAGACCATGAAAAGTTGTATAATTTGTTCGGACAGATCACTCCTTTAACTACTGCTACAGAAGAGAATGTCTTGTCACTAAACAAACCAAACACTTCAGTGAGAGAACTACTGGATGAACCGGAACTTGTTGCCACAATACAGACAGGGTATGAAAACGTTTACAACGTTACCTATCTAAATGAAGATTGTGTTTGGACATTCGAATCGACGAAAGATATCAAATGCTTTAACATGAAAGGTGAATTGCTTCATACAGTTAGCAACAAATCAAAACAACCACCCAATGATATAGCTGTAGACAGTGATGGAAATTTACTTTTCTGTGATGGGACATCAAGTACAGTGAATAAAGTAAAGAATGGACAGACAGAAGAGTTGATCAGATTACGGGGATGGGGGCCTTGTAACCTGTGTGTCACCTCTAAtggtgatctcctggttaccaTGTACAGTGATTATAAaactcaatccaaagttgtccgttactcgggatctacagagaaacaaacaattcagttTGATGATGAAGGTAAACCTCTGTACTCAAGGAAATTAGGGGCTAAATACATCACTGAGAACAGAAACTATgatatctgtgtagctgactctGAGGCTGGAGCAGTAGTGGTCGTTAATCAGAacgggaaactcagatggagatacatCGGTCATCCCTCAGTTACCAAAAAGGAACCATTTATACCAGTTGttatcacaacagacagtcaaAGTCGTATCCTGACAGCAGATTGTTACAACCATTGTATTCACATTCTGGATCAggatggacagtttctccgctacattgacaactgtgatCTGGAGTATCCCtttggtttatgtgtggacaataatgacaTTCTGTTTGTATCAGAACATTTTAaaggcaatgtaaagaaaataaaatttctcagATAG